The following coding sequences lie in one Lolium perenne isolate Kyuss_39 chromosome 2, Kyuss_2.0, whole genome shotgun sequence genomic window:
- the LOC127331210 gene encoding 2-oxoglutarate-dependent dioxygenase 11 → MQMEAPNSSAVGSRWSKLGTTLPVRNVQALAADELTADTIERYIHPDIDANTVLAEHSDDVPVIDLGKLSSPGSVEAEVEKLRFACEEWGFFQLVNHGVPDEVITGVRRDAEKFFQLPLDVKNAYAQRPGDLQGYGQAFVQSNDQKLDWADMFVLYTQPIQARDMSYWPSQPHTFRNSFEEYSSELMKVADSVATFIARTLDGDPELVADKNVVQILRMGYYPKCASMPEKVLGFSPHSDGSFLTILLEVNSVQGLQIRWHGAWIPVKPRRDALLVNVGDLLEIMTNGKYKSIEHRVTVDAHKERLSISAFHVPNLDGVVSPVLGVTEEKVLYKTTKVEEYSRLYMSNKLDGKRALDHAKLS, encoded by the exons ATGCAAATGGAGGCACCAAACAGTAGCGCCGTCGGGAGCCGGTGGTCGAAGCTGGGAACCACGCTTCCCGTCAGGAACGTCCAGGCTCTGGCCGCCGACGAGCTAACGGCCGACACCATCGAGCGGTACATCCATCCGGACATCGATGCAAACACCGTTCTCGCCGAGCACTCGGACGATGTTCCGGTGATCGACCTGGGCAAGCTGTCTAGTCCTGGATCGGTGGAAGCCGAGGTCGAGAAGCTTAGATTTGCCTGCGAGGAGTGGGGCTTCTTTCAG CTTGTCAATCATGGAGTGCCAGATGAGGTTATCACGGGTGTAAGGCGTGACGCGGAGAAGTTCTTTCAGCTCCCCCTCGATGTGAAGAATGCTTACGCGCAGCGCCCAGGAGATCTTCAAGGTTACGGCCAAGCGTTTGTTCAATCAAATGATCAGAAGCTCGACTGGGCAGACATGTTCGTCCTCTATACCCAGCCAATTCAGGCTCGTGACATGAGTTATTGGCCGAGTCAGCCTCATACATTCAG AAATTCCtttgaagaatactcttccgaatTGATGAAAGTTGCTGATTCTGTTGCCACCTTCATTGCGAGAACATTAGACGGTGATCCTGAATTGGTGGCGGACAAAAATGTGGTTCAGATTTTACGGATGGGTTACTACCCCAAATGCGCATCAATGCCTGAAAAGGTTTTGGGTTTCTCACCGCATTCTGATGGATCTTTTCTAACTATCCTGCTGGAAGTTAATTCAGTTCAAGGCCTGCAAATTAGATGGCACGGTGCGTGGATCCCAGTGAAACCACGTCGTGATGCACTATTGGTGAATGTGGGTGACCTTCTTGAG ATCATGACGAACGGGAAGTACAAGAGCATTGAGCACAGAGTTACTGTTGATGCCCATAAGGAACGGCTATCCATATCAGCATTTCACGTCCCAAACTTAGATGGAGTAGTCTCACCAGTGTTGGGAGTAACAGAAGAGAAGGTGTTATACAAGACAACAAAAGTAGAAGAGTATTCAagactttatatgtcaaataaacTAGATGGCAAGAGGGCCCTCGATCATGCAAAACTATCCTGA